The genomic window CGCTGCATCCAGGTGATGCAAGGATTTACAACGCAACACGGCTACGAGATGCTGCTCGACATGGAAGATGCCGGCGTGCGCGGTCGCTTCGAGGCGGCGATGCGGCGAGTGCAGGCGGCGGTAGAGAATCTGGCGGGGCGTAAGACTCCCGAGGCGCCCGCTCTCGAAGCGGAAGAGAATTCGCAGTACGCGATTCCGCTCGCGTTTAGAAAACGCGCGCTCTTCAAAATGGATTTCGCCGAGGCAGTTTATATTTCCGAGCTGCGGACGACGCCGGCGGGGCATGTGTCGTATCGCAACGTCGCCTATGCGATGTATGAAGCCGTGGCGCGGAAGTATCCGGCGCTGGCTAAGTATTTCCGAGTGCATGACGTGACGGCGCCGGTGGATCTGCTGCAGCGGTAATGGGATGACTTCGGGAAAAACGACCACGGTTTATGTGCGTCTGATGGAGGAGGGAACAGACGTTTCGCGTCCAGCGCAAGGAATTGCCGTGGGCGACGGTTTGACAGGCTCGTCGCGATTCAGAATTACGATCCCCAAGACGAACATTGGGAATTTCCGCCGGGATCGGTCGTTCGCTCCGAGTCAAGAGGTCGCGACGGCGAGCAATATTTGTTGGCAGTCAGCCAGAGTCCCGCTTTGGGACCTTTCCACGAATAATTCCTTAGATTCGCCTTTCTTTCGCTTCGATCTGTATGTATAATCCGGCCAGATTAGATTTCATTTAGTCTGCACTCATAAAAGGAGCCTCTCCCATGGCGGATGAACGCGTAAAAGCGATTGATCTCGCGGTATCACAGATCGAAAAACAATTCGGCAAAGGCTCGATCATGCGGCTGGGATCGAAGGAAGCGATCGTGCCCATTTCCGTGATTTCGACCGGGTCGATCTCGGTGGATGCGGCGCTGGGGGTGGGTGGGTTTCCGCGGGGGCGCGTGATTGAAGTCTTCGGGCCGGAATCTTCCGGCAAGACCACGCTGACTTTGCAGGTGATTGCCGAGGCGCAGAAGGCCGGAGGCATGGCTGCTTTTGTCGATGCCGAACACGCGCTCGATCCGGCATACGCGAAGAAGCTTGGGGTGGATGTCGACAACCTGCTGGTCTCGCAGCCCGACTATGGCGAGCAGGCGCTGGAGATTACCGAGGCGCTGGTGCGGTCGAATGCCATCGACGTGCTGGTGGTGGATTCGGTGGCGGCGCTGGTCCCCAAGGCCGAACTGGACGGCGAAATGGGCGACAGCCACATGGGCTTGCAGGCGCGGCTGATGTCGCAGGCGCTGAGGAAGCTGACCGGGACGGTCTCCAAGTCGCACACTTGCCTGATTTTCATCAACCAGATCCGGGAAAAGATCGGCGTAATGTTTGGCAATCCTGAAACCACGACCGGCGGAAAAGCGCTGAAGTTTTATTCTTCGGTGCGTATCGATATTCGCCGTATCTCCGCCATCAAAGATGGCGACCTGGTAATTGGCTCGCGCACCAAGGTGAAAATCGTGAAGAACAAGGTGGCCGCGCCTTTTCGCGATGCCGAATTCGACATCCTCTACGGCGAGGGCATTTCGCGCGAGGGCGACCTCCTGGATCTGGCAGCCAACAGCAACATCGTGGAGAAATCCGGCTCATGGTACAGCTACAAGGGCGAGCGCATCGGCCAGGGCCGCGAGAATGCGCGCCAATTCCTGAAAGACAACAAAGACGTCATGCTTAAGATTGACGCCGAGGTGCGTAAATCGCTGGGCTTGACGGGAGCGTCCGCTGCTCCCGCGGCTGTCCCGGCTGTGCCCACGAATGGGGCGGCGGGTCGCGTGACGGCCATGCCGGCCGCGCCGGAGCCGGTGAAAGCCCCGATTGTAGCGGCACGGCGCTAAACTTTCGTTGCCTCCCGGGCGCAGGCGGTGCTTCGATCCGCGCCCGGGCCTCCCAGATTGTTTCTTCAGGTCTGACTCTCTGGCGTTCAACCTTGGCTTCGCAGCCCTCGGACTTTGACCACTGGCGGTCGAGCTCATTCGATCGACAGCCGAGGGCGGCTGTCGCCACATTTATCTTTCGGGAATCTGCATCCGCTTCACTCCCCGATTGCCATTGTTGCTCCTGCCCGCATAAAATCTCCTATTGCTCTACTTCCTTCAACAGCGGTCTACATGCTGACACAATCTGTGAGGGCGATTGAATAAGGGCACGGCGGTTTATCCCGGGTCGTTTGATCCGCCCACTAATGGGCACCTCGATCTGATTGAGCGGGGCAGCAAGATTTTTGAAGAGCTGGTCGTGGCGATTCTCCGCAACTCGGAGAAGACGCCGATGTTTAGCGTGGCGGAGCGATTGGAGATGCTGCGCGAACTGACGGCCGATCTCAAGAACGTTCGACTGGATACGTTCGACGGGCTGATGGTGGAGTTCGCCAAATCGATCGACGCGAAGTGCGTGCTGCGGGGCATCCGGGCGATCAGCGACTACGAGTATGAGTTGCAGATGGCTCTGATGAATCGCAAACTTGAACCGACGCTGGAAACGGTGTTCATGATGCCGGCCGACAAATATTCGTATGTGAGTTCGCGGCTGGTGCGGGAAGTGGCGCAGGCGGGCGGTCCGGTCAAGGGGCTGGTGCCGGAAGTAGTGGAGCAAAAACTGCGGGAAAAACTCGATCCCGCATACAAACTTCGGGACGCGGAATTGGTGGAACTCCCGAGGAAAAGGAAAAAGAAGGCATGACCACCGCGAGCTTAACCACGGAAACGACGGGAGCGCTTTTGAAATTGACGGAAAGAATCAACCGCATTGAACCCTCGGCCACCATGGCTGTTGTGGCGGAGGCCGACAAGCTGCGTTCGCAGGGAATCGATGTGGTCGATTTTGGCGCGGGTGAGCCCCACTTCGCCACGCCGCAACACATCAAAGACGCTGCCATTGCCGCCATCCAGGGGAATTTTACGAAGTACACGGCTGTGCCCGGAACCGCCGAGTTGCGCGATGCCATTGTGCACCGGCACGCGGTAGATTTCGATTCCGATTATCGGCGGGAGGAGGCAATCGCCTCAACCGGGGGCAAACATGCCTTGTTCAATGCGATTCAAGTTCTGGTGGATCATGGCGACGAGGTGATTCTGCCGGTGCCGTACTGGGTGTCGTTCAAAGACATCGTGCGCTATGCGGGCGGGAATTGCGTACTGCTGGAATCGGACGAGGCGCAGGGATTTCGCGTGACGGCGGAGATGGTCGCGAGACTGATCACACCGCGGACGAAAGCGATCATCCTCAATTCGCCGTCGAATCCTTCGGGCGCCGTGATGAGCCCAGAAGACATGAAGGAAGTGGTTCGCCTGGCGCATCAACGCGGGATTTGGGTTCTGTCGGACGAATGCTACGTGTATCTGAACTACACGGGAAAGAATTTTTCCGTGGGATCGCTGCGCGAATATAAAGAGCGCATGGTGGTGCTGGGATCGCTGTCGAAAACTTATGCGATGACCGGCTGGCGACTGGGATATGCCCTGGCTCCAGTCGCAGTCGTGAGCGCGATGGCAAAGCTGCAAAGCCAGTCGACGTCGAATCCTACATCGATTGTGCAGAAGGCGGCGGTGGCCGCGCTGAAGGGGCCGCAGGAGTCCGTCGAGCAGATGCGGGCGGAGTACATTGAGCTGCGCGACTATGTCGTCGCCGGGCTGCGATCGATCCCGGGGGTGGCGTGCACGCTGCCGGAGGGCGCGTTCTACGCCTATCCAAATATTTCATCTTTCCTGGGAACGGGCGGCCTGAAATCGGCATCAGATGTGGCCGGACGTTTGTTGCGGGAAGCTCACGTAGCGACCGTGCCCGGAGAGGGGTTTGGCACCGGCGCACATATTCGGGTGTCGTATGCAACGTCGAAGGCTGAGTTGGATCGCGGGTTGGAGCGCATGCGGAAGTTTTTCGCGGCTCTGTAGTATGTCTCCCGCGGTTTTTTTTGTTTTATAGTTTGGCATTTTGAAATCCCTAACCACAGAGGGCGCAGAGGGCACACAGGAAATCGGGTCAGGAATAACTGGATTAAGCAGAGGGGCCGTTCCGTTGGCGCGAGCGGTCTTTTTTGTGGACATAGCTTCATGGACAATCTTTATCCATTGTTGATGCTGCCGGGGTTTGACCCGCGACCGTGGGGCACGCAGGATTTGTCTCCCATTTATCCCAATCACAGGTTCGAGGAAAAAATCGGCGAGGCCTGGTTGAGCGGGGACGATTGCAAAGTGGCGAACGGACCGCTCAAGGGGACGACGCTCGCAAGGCTGAGCGAGGAATATCGGCGCGAACTGGTGGGTGATGCAGCGCGGGACGCGAAGCGGTTTCCGTTGCTGCTGAAATTTCTTTTTCCGCACGAGAAACTTTCGGTGCAGGTTCATCCCGACGATGCACAGGCCCTGCGCGTAGGGCAGCC from Candidatus Sulfotelmatobacter sp. includes these protein-coding regions:
- the coaD gene encoding pantetheine-phosphate adenylyltransferase gives rise to the protein MNKGTAVYPGSFDPPTNGHLDLIERGSKIFEELVVAILRNSEKTPMFSVAERLEMLRELTADLKNVRLDTFDGLMVEFAKSIDAKCVLRGIRAISDYEYELQMALMNRKLEPTLETVFMMPADKYSYVSSRLVREVAQAGGPVKGLVPEVVEQKLREKLDPAYKLRDAELVELPRKRKKKA
- the recA gene encoding recombinase RecA yields the protein MADERVKAIDLAVSQIEKQFGKGSIMRLGSKEAIVPISVISTGSISVDAALGVGGFPRGRVIEVFGPESSGKTTLTLQVIAEAQKAGGMAAFVDAEHALDPAYAKKLGVDVDNLLVSQPDYGEQALEITEALVRSNAIDVLVVDSVAALVPKAELDGEMGDSHMGLQARLMSQALRKLTGTVSKSHTCLIFINQIREKIGVMFGNPETTTGGKALKFYSSVRIDIRRISAIKDGDLVIGSRTKVKIVKNKVAAPFRDAEFDILYGEGISREGDLLDLAANSNIVEKSGSWYSYKGERIGQGRENARQFLKDNKDVMLKIDAEVRKSLGLTGASAAPAAVPAVPTNGAAGRVTAMPAAPEPVKAPIVAARR
- a CDS encoding pyridoxal phosphate-dependent aminotransferase — translated: MTTASLTTETTGALLKLTERINRIEPSATMAVVAEADKLRSQGIDVVDFGAGEPHFATPQHIKDAAIAAIQGNFTKYTAVPGTAELRDAIVHRHAVDFDSDYRREEAIASTGGKHALFNAIQVLVDHGDEVILPVPYWVSFKDIVRYAGGNCVLLESDEAQGFRVTAEMVARLITPRTKAIILNSPSNPSGAVMSPEDMKEVVRLAHQRGIWVLSDECYVYLNYTGKNFSVGSLREYKERMVVLGSLSKTYAMTGWRLGYALAPVAVVSAMAKLQSQSTSNPTSIVQKAAVAALKGPQESVEQMRAEYIELRDYVVAGLRSIPGVACTLPEGAFYAYPNISSFLGTGGLKSASDVAGRLLREAHVATVPGEGFGTGAHIRVSYATSKAELDRGLERMRKFFAAL